A part of Liolophura sinensis isolate JHLJ2023 chromosome 1, CUHK_Ljap_v2, whole genome shotgun sequence genomic DNA contains:
- the LOC135462110 gene encoding dipeptidyl peptidase 9-like encodes MASEVTVDPFSMPSESPPQPQHKHKKTWAELRQAVRNTRKVLTSLASRVPSLFTFRSIQSDQGPVTRIYFLGLTGGSRENTLLYVDIPMKENGSDLLIWKNVLDSFQATLSQGELSKEEQLMRERQRLGTLGITSYDLDNETGTCVFPACNSLFFCELPDILNEEKALPSSIPTLCAGARLDPKICPTNSDLVGFINNSDLWVTNIRSGAELRLTFSHTGALRLSEDPKSAGVPSFVVQEEFDRYTGYWWQPVKSSDDSPDVFRVLYEEVDESDVEILNIYSPSTDGVDEFRYPRAGTDNAKCSLKIVEFESTAGQLGSVLEKQLYEPLSTFLPWMEYIVRAGWTPDAKYVWAQVLSRNQCQLAVVLISPDCFIPTPVDMEVGSFDSSVFPPLQVIYEETSDIWVNVHDLLYFFPQQSDTEISFVWASEKSGYRHLYLMTCSLQLNSSSSNTSEPMERYEGGLLVMPWRETQLTAGDWEVNHRQIWVDERRELVYFVGLKDSPLETHFYVVSYTHPSEPVRLTKLGSSHAISCDKACTMFVTVYSSIREVTCSKVFQIVHGTNGQISPLLMGTLLGASFLDEEYKSPELVEYQTEAGHRAYGMVYRPGHYEEGVKYPTVLFVYGGPQVQLVTNAFKGLKFLRLHTLALEGYVVVVIDGRGSSCRGLQFESHLKNNLGCVELDDQVEGLTQIASQLQCIDLSRVAIHGWSYGGYLALMGLAQRPDIFKVAIAGAPVVMWTMYDTGYTERYMGIPANNTECYEKGSVLHYVEKFPDEENRLLIIHGLIDENVHFQHTSVLVNSLVKLCKPYQLQIYPSERHGIRNHESSEHYKTMVLSFLQHNL; translated from the exons ATGGCATCTGAAGTGACTGTAGATCCTTTTTCAATGCCATCTGAATCCCCTCCCCAGCCTCAACAcaaacacaagaaaacatgGGCAGAACTGAGACAGGCTGTGCGCAATACTCGTAAAGTGCTGACCTCACTGGCTAGTCGTGTACCTTCCTTGTTTACATTCAGATCAATTCAGAGTGATCAAGGACCTGTCACAAGGATTTACTTCCTAGGATTAACAGGGGGCAGCAGAGAAAATACATTGTTGTATGTGGATATACCTATGAAGGAAAATGGTTCAGATTTACTGATCTGGAAGAATGTGCTGGATTCATTTCAAGCCACATTGAGCCAGGGAGAGCTGTCTAAAGAGGAACAGTTGATGAGAGAGAGGCAAAGACTTGGAACTTTAGGAATTACATCATATGATTTAGATAATGAGACTGGGACATGTGTCTTCCCAGCATGCAATAGTCTTTTCTTCTGTGAGCTACCTGACATTCTG AATGAGGAAAAAGCATTACCTTCCAGCATCCCCACACTTTGTGCTGGAGCTCGTCTTGACCCTAAAATTTGTCCCACCAATTCAGATTTAGTAGGATTTATCAATAACAGTGACTTATGGGTAACAAACATACGGAGCGGAGCTGAACTGAGACTCACCTTCAGTCACACAG GAGCACTTCGTTTGTCTGAAGACCCCAAAAGTGCAGGTGTGCCCTCATTTGTTGTCCAAGAAGAGTTTGACCGTTACACTGGTTATTGGTGGCAACCAGTCAAATCTTCAGATG ATAGCCCCGATGTGTTCAGAGTGCTGTATGAGGAGGTGGATGAGTCTGATGTGGAAATACTGAACATTTACTCCCCCTCCACAGATGGAGTGGACGAGTTCAGATACCCAAGGGCAG GTACTGACAATGCAAAATGTAGCCTGAAGATTGTAGAATTTGAGTCCACTGCAGGCCAG CTGGGTAGTGTCCTGGAGAAGCAGCTGTATGAGCCTTTATCAACATTCCTCCCATGGATGGAATACATTGTCAGAGCTGGATGGACGCCAGATGCAAAGTA TGTCTGGGCGCAGGTGCTAAGCAGGAATCAGTGTCAACTGGCTGTGGTGTTAATCTCCCCTGACTGTTTTATTCCCACCCCTGTGGACATGGAGGTGGGCAGCTTTGACAGTTCTGTGTTCCCTCCGCTACAGGTGATATACGAGGAGACATCAGACATCTGGGTCAAC GTCCAtgatttgctgtattttttcCCACAACAAAGTGACACTGAAATCTCCTTTGTTTGGGCGAGTGAGAAGTCTGGGTACCGACATTTGTACTTGATGACCTGTAGCCTGCAGCTCAACAGTAGCTCATCCAATACCAGTGAGCCCATGGAGAGATATGAAG GTGGTTTGCTGGTGATGCCCTGGAGGGAGACGCAGTTGACTGCTGGGGACTGGGAGGTGAACCACAGACAG ATATGGGTCGATGAAAGACGAGAACTAGTGTACTTTGTAGGATTAAAAGACTCCCCTTTGGAAACACATTT ttACGTGGTGTCTTACACTCACCCCTCAGAACCTGTCAGACTGACAAAGCTGGGGTCCTCTCACGCAATCTCCTGTGATAAG GCCTGTACTATGTTTGTGACAGTGTACAGCAGTATACGAGAGGTGACCTGTAGCAAAGTATTCCAGATAGTCCATGGAACAAACGGCCAAATATCACCTCTCCTTATGGGAACTTTATTAGGGGCGTCAT TTCTAGATGAGGAGTACAAGTCTCCAGAACTGGTGGAGTATCAGACGGAGGCGGGGCATCGAGCGTATGGCATGGTCTACAGACCTGGCCACTACGAGGAAGGTGTCAAATATCCCACGGTACTCTTTGTGTATGGAGGTCCTCAGGTCCAGCTAGTCACCAATGCTTTTAAAGGACTCAA ATTTCTTCGTCTTCACACTCTGGCTCTGGAAggctatgttgttgttgttattgatgGAAGGGGTTCGTCCTGTAGAGGTTTACAGTTTGAGAGCCATCTGAAGAACAATCTG GGTTGTGTAGAACTGGATGACCAGGTGGAAGGTCTCACCCAGATCGCCTCTCAGCTACAGTGTATTGACCTATCACGAGTTGCCATCCATGGCTGGTCCTATG GGGGTTACCTTGCATTGATGGGTTTAGCTCAAAGACCAGATATTTTTAAG GTTGCCATAGCTGGGGCCCCCGTGGTGATGTGGACCATGTATGACACGGGATACACAGAGCGCTACATGGGAATCCCAGCCAATAACACAGAGTGCTATGAGAAAGGCTCAGTGCTTCATTATGTGGAGAAGTTCCCAGATGA aGAAAATCGATTACTGATAATCCATGGCCTTATAGATGAGAATGTTCATTTTCAACACACTAGTGTACTGGTGAATTCCCTGGTAAAGCTGTGCAAGCCGTATCAACTGCAG ATATACCCCAGTGAGCGGCACGGTATACGTAACCACGAGTCCAGTGAACACTATAAAACCATGGTACTTAGCTTCCTGCAGCACAATTTGTAG